The Macaca fascicularis isolate 582-1 chromosome 1, T2T-MFA8v1.1 genome includes a window with the following:
- the SERINC2 gene encoding serine incorporator 2 isoform X4 translates to MLSPGVESQLYKLPWVCEEGAGIPTVLQGHIDCGSLLGYRAVYRMCFATAAFFFFFTLVMLCVSSSRDPRAAIQNGFWFFKFLILVGLTVGAFYIPDGSFSNIWFYFGVVGSFLFILIQLVLLIDFAHSWNQRWLGKAEECDSRAWYTGLLFFTLLFYLLSIAAVVLMFIYYTKPSGCHEGKVFISLNLTFCVCVSIAAVLPKVQDAQPNSGLLQASVITLYTMFVTWSALSSVPEQKCNPHLPTQLGNETVMAGPEGYETQWWDAPSIVGLIIFLLCTLFISKKRMTTSIVVDVSVTQHAPLRQGSSC, encoded by the exons ATGCTGAGCCCAGGCGTGGAGAGTCAGCTCTACAAG CTGCCCTGGGTGTGTGAGGAGGGGGCTGGGATCCCCACCGTCCTGCAGGGCCACATCGACTGTGGCTCCCTGCTTGGCTACCGCGCTGTCTACCGCATGTGCTTCGCCACGGcagccttcttcttctttttcaccCTGGTCATGCTCTGCGTGAGCAGCAGCCGGGACCCCCGGGCTGCCATCCAGAATGG gttttggttcTTTAAGTTCCTGATCCTGGTGGGCCTCACCGTGGGTGCCTTCTACATCCCTGACGGCTCCTTCTCCAACA TCTGGTTCTACTTTGGCGTCGTGGGCTCCTTCCTCTTCATCCTCATCCAGCTGGTGCTGCTCATCGACTTTGCACACTCCTGGAACCAGCGGTGGCTGGGCAAGGCTGAGGAGTGCGACTCCCGCGCCTGGTACACAG GCCTCCTCTTCTTCACTCTCCTCTTCTACTTGCTGTCGATCGCGGCCGTGGTGCTGATGTTCATCTACTACACTAAGCCCAGCGGCTGCCACGAGGGCAAGGTCTTCATCAGTCTCAACCTCACCTTCTGTGTCTGCGTGTCCATTGCTGCTGTCCTGCCCAAGGTCCAG GACGCCCAGCCCAACTCGGGTCTGCTGCAGGCCTCAGTCATCACCCTCTATACCATGTTTGTCACCTGGTCAGCCCTATCCAGTGTCCCTG AACAGAAATGCAACCCCCACTTGCCAACCCAGCTGGGCAATGAGACGGTCATGGCAGGCCCTGAGGGCTATGAGACCCAGTGGTGGGATGCCCCGAGCATTGTGGGCCTCATCATCTTCCTCCTGTGCACCCTCTTCATCAG TAAGAAGAGGATGACAACCTCCATTGTAGTGGATGTGTCTGTGACCCAACACGCTCCCCTGAGACAAGGCAGCTCATGCTGA
- the SERINC2 gene encoding serine incorporator 2 isoform X2: MLSPGVESQLYKLPWVCEEGAGIPTVLQGHIDCGSLLGYRAVYRMCFATAAFFFFFTLVMLCVSSSRDPRAAIQNGFWFFKFLILVGLTVGAFYIPDGSFSNIWFYFGVVGSFLFILIQLVLLIDFAHSWNQRWLGKAEECDSRAWYTGLLFFTLLFYLLSIAAVVLMFIYYTKPSGCHEGKVFISLNLTFCVCVSIAAVLPKVQDAQPNSGLLQASVITLYTMFVTWSALSSVPEQKCNPHLPTQLGNETVMAGPEGYETQWWDAPSIVGLIIFLLCTLFISLRSSDHRQVNSLMQTEEGPPMLEATQQQQQQVAACEGRAFDNEQDGVTYSYSFFHFCLVLASLHIMMTLTNWYKPGETRKMISTWTAVWVKICASWAGLLLYLWTLVAPLLLRNRDFS, from the exons ATGCTGAGCCCAGGCGTGGAGAGTCAGCTCTACAAG CTGCCCTGGGTGTGTGAGGAGGGGGCTGGGATCCCCACCGTCCTGCAGGGCCACATCGACTGTGGCTCCCTGCTTGGCTACCGCGCTGTCTACCGCATGTGCTTCGCCACGGcagccttcttcttctttttcaccCTGGTCATGCTCTGCGTGAGCAGCAGCCGGGACCCCCGGGCTGCCATCCAGAATGG gttttggttcTTTAAGTTCCTGATCCTGGTGGGCCTCACCGTGGGTGCCTTCTACATCCCTGACGGCTCCTTCTCCAACA TCTGGTTCTACTTTGGCGTCGTGGGCTCCTTCCTCTTCATCCTCATCCAGCTGGTGCTGCTCATCGACTTTGCACACTCCTGGAACCAGCGGTGGCTGGGCAAGGCTGAGGAGTGCGACTCCCGCGCCTGGTACACAG GCCTCCTCTTCTTCACTCTCCTCTTCTACTTGCTGTCGATCGCGGCCGTGGTGCTGATGTTCATCTACTACACTAAGCCCAGCGGCTGCCACGAGGGCAAGGTCTTCATCAGTCTCAACCTCACCTTCTGTGTCTGCGTGTCCATTGCTGCTGTCCTGCCCAAGGTCCAG GACGCCCAGCCCAACTCGGGTCTGCTGCAGGCCTCAGTCATCACCCTCTATACCATGTTTGTCACCTGGTCAGCCCTATCCAGTGTCCCTG AACAGAAATGCAACCCCCACTTGCCAACCCAGCTGGGCAATGAGACGGTCATGGCAGGCCCTGAGGGCTATGAGACCCAGTGGTGGGATGCCCCGAGCATTGTGGGCCTCATCATCTTCCTCCTGTGCACCCTCTTCATCAG TCTGCGCTCCTCAGACCACCGGCAGGTGAACAGCCTGATGCAGACTGAGGAGGGCCCACCTATGCTAGAGGccacacagcagcagcagcagcaggtggCAGCCTGTGAGGGCCGGGCCTTTGACAACGAGCAGGATGGCGTCACCTACAGCTACTCCTTCTTCCACTTCTGCCTGGTGCTGGCCTCACTGCACATCATGATGACGCTCACCAACTGGTACAA GCCGGGCGAGACCCGGAAGATGATCAGCACGTGGACCGCCGTGTGGGTGAAGATCTGTGCCAGCTGGGCGGGGCTGCTCCTCTACCTGTGGACCCTGGTAGCCCCACTCCTCCTGCGCAACCGCGACTTCAGTTGA
- the SERINC2 gene encoding serine incorporator 2 isoform X3 — protein MGACLGACSLLSCASCLCGSAPCILCSCCPASRNSTVSRLIFTFFLFLGVLVCIIMLSPGVESQLYKLPWVCEEGAGIPTVLQGHIDCGSLLGYRAVYRMCFATAAFFFFFTLVMLCVSSSRDPRAAIQNGFWFFKFLILVGLTVGAFYIPDGSFSNIWFYFGVVGSFLFILIQLVLLIDFAHSWNQRWLGKAEECDSRAWYTGLLFFTLLFYLLSIAAVVLMFIYYTKPSGCHEGKVFISLNLTFCVCVSIAAVLPKVQDAQPNSGLLQASVITLYTMFVTWSALSSVPEQKCNPHLPTQLGNETVMAGPEGYETQWWDAPSIVGLIIFLLCTLFISKKRMTTSIVVDVSVTQHAPLRQGSSC, from the exons ATGGGGGCCTGCCTGGGAGCCTGCTCCCTGCTCAGCTGC GCGTCCTGCCTCTGCGGCTCTGCCCCCTGCATCCTGTGCAGCTGCTGCCCTGCCAGTCGCAACTCCACCGTGAGCCGCCTCATCTTCACGTTCTTCCTCTTCCTGGGGGTGCTGGTGTGCATCATTATGCTGAGCCCAGGCGTGGAGAGTCAGCTCTACAAG CTGCCCTGGGTGTGTGAGGAGGGGGCTGGGATCCCCACCGTCCTGCAGGGCCACATCGACTGTGGCTCCCTGCTTGGCTACCGCGCTGTCTACCGCATGTGCTTCGCCACGGcagccttcttcttctttttcaccCTGGTCATGCTCTGCGTGAGCAGCAGCCGGGACCCCCGGGCTGCCATCCAGAATGG gttttggttcTTTAAGTTCCTGATCCTGGTGGGCCTCACCGTGGGTGCCTTCTACATCCCTGACGGCTCCTTCTCCAACA TCTGGTTCTACTTTGGCGTCGTGGGCTCCTTCCTCTTCATCCTCATCCAGCTGGTGCTGCTCATCGACTTTGCACACTCCTGGAACCAGCGGTGGCTGGGCAAGGCTGAGGAGTGCGACTCCCGCGCCTGGTACACAG GCCTCCTCTTCTTCACTCTCCTCTTCTACTTGCTGTCGATCGCGGCCGTGGTGCTGATGTTCATCTACTACACTAAGCCCAGCGGCTGCCACGAGGGCAAGGTCTTCATCAGTCTCAACCTCACCTTCTGTGTCTGCGTGTCCATTGCTGCTGTCCTGCCCAAGGTCCAG GACGCCCAGCCCAACTCGGGTCTGCTGCAGGCCTCAGTCATCACCCTCTATACCATGTTTGTCACCTGGTCAGCCCTATCCAGTGTCCCTG AACAGAAATGCAACCCCCACTTGCCAACCCAGCTGGGCAATGAGACGGTCATGGCAGGCCCTGAGGGCTATGAGACCCAGTGGTGGGATGCCCCGAGCATTGTGGGCCTCATCATCTTCCTCCTGTGCACCCTCTTCATCAG TAAGAAGAGGATGACAACCTCCATTGTAGTGGATGTGTCTGTGACCCAACACGCTCCCCTGAGACAAGGCAGCTCATGCTGA
- the SERINC2 gene encoding serine incorporator 2 isoform X1, which produces MGACLGACSLLSCASCLCGSAPCILCSCCPASRNSTVSRLIFTFFLFLGVLVCIIMLSPGVESQLYKLPWVCEEGAGIPTVLQGHIDCGSLLGYRAVYRMCFATAAFFFFFTLVMLCVSSSRDPRAAIQNGFWFFKFLILVGLTVGAFYIPDGSFSNIWFYFGVVGSFLFILIQLVLLIDFAHSWNQRWLGKAEECDSRAWYTGLLFFTLLFYLLSIAAVVLMFIYYTKPSGCHEGKVFISLNLTFCVCVSIAAVLPKVQDAQPNSGLLQASVITLYTMFVTWSALSSVPEQKCNPHLPTQLGNETVMAGPEGYETQWWDAPSIVGLIIFLLCTLFISLRSSDHRQVNSLMQTEEGPPMLEATQQQQQQVAACEGRAFDNEQDGVTYSYSFFHFCLVLASLHIMMTLTNWYKPGETRKMISTWTAVWVKICASWAGLLLYLWTLVAPLLLRNRDFS; this is translated from the exons ATGGGGGCCTGCCTGGGAGCCTGCTCCCTGCTCAGCTGC GCGTCCTGCCTCTGCGGCTCTGCCCCCTGCATCCTGTGCAGCTGCTGCCCTGCCAGTCGCAACTCCACCGTGAGCCGCCTCATCTTCACGTTCTTCCTCTTCCTGGGGGTGCTGGTGTGCATCATTATGCTGAGCCCAGGCGTGGAGAGTCAGCTCTACAAG CTGCCCTGGGTGTGTGAGGAGGGGGCTGGGATCCCCACCGTCCTGCAGGGCCACATCGACTGTGGCTCCCTGCTTGGCTACCGCGCTGTCTACCGCATGTGCTTCGCCACGGcagccttcttcttctttttcaccCTGGTCATGCTCTGCGTGAGCAGCAGCCGGGACCCCCGGGCTGCCATCCAGAATGG gttttggttcTTTAAGTTCCTGATCCTGGTGGGCCTCACCGTGGGTGCCTTCTACATCCCTGACGGCTCCTTCTCCAACA TCTGGTTCTACTTTGGCGTCGTGGGCTCCTTCCTCTTCATCCTCATCCAGCTGGTGCTGCTCATCGACTTTGCACACTCCTGGAACCAGCGGTGGCTGGGCAAGGCTGAGGAGTGCGACTCCCGCGCCTGGTACACAG GCCTCCTCTTCTTCACTCTCCTCTTCTACTTGCTGTCGATCGCGGCCGTGGTGCTGATGTTCATCTACTACACTAAGCCCAGCGGCTGCCACGAGGGCAAGGTCTTCATCAGTCTCAACCTCACCTTCTGTGTCTGCGTGTCCATTGCTGCTGTCCTGCCCAAGGTCCAG GACGCCCAGCCCAACTCGGGTCTGCTGCAGGCCTCAGTCATCACCCTCTATACCATGTTTGTCACCTGGTCAGCCCTATCCAGTGTCCCTG AACAGAAATGCAACCCCCACTTGCCAACCCAGCTGGGCAATGAGACGGTCATGGCAGGCCCTGAGGGCTATGAGACCCAGTGGTGGGATGCCCCGAGCATTGTGGGCCTCATCATCTTCCTCCTGTGCACCCTCTTCATCAG TCTGCGCTCCTCAGACCACCGGCAGGTGAACAGCCTGATGCAGACTGAGGAGGGCCCACCTATGCTAGAGGccacacagcagcagcagcagcaggtggCAGCCTGTGAGGGCCGGGCCTTTGACAACGAGCAGGATGGCGTCACCTACAGCTACTCCTTCTTCCACTTCTGCCTGGTGCTGGCCTCACTGCACATCATGATGACGCTCACCAACTGGTACAA GCCGGGCGAGACCCGGAAGATGATCAGCACGTGGACCGCCGTGTGGGTGAAGATCTGTGCCAGCTGGGCGGGGCTGCTCCTCTACCTGTGGACCCTGGTAGCCCCACTCCTCCTGCGCAACCGCGACTTCAGTTGA